The proteins below come from a single Metarhizium brunneum chromosome 1, complete sequence genomic window:
- the tcpC gene encoding Cytochrome P450 monooxygenase tcpC, whose amino-acid sequence MTAILTTTLLKNVLPILAVLVLKLLLFVHPVRDDQGNQIPGPNWQWLNGQTLDKFLDGRGKAQEWQKFGQIYRIWACSNPEIVITKPEDVRAFHTDSSFHNKAQSSNAGWLFHQLLGECMGLINGTRWNKVRSEFGPAFIHSAVVQKALDISKDAKRFIGNFGTSPVLTMHAASTVSRFPFFCTASHLYGELSCEEQLELWELGQRNLQMMGHILSGGLFRFPIARYFHRSAAHRLESFSHDWTQFNRRIYHKRLNNGFQPPIVSIWQKVLDGTLTEEEVVHTLSEILFANLDVSTGNLSWLVIYLAKYKDIQNQLVQELKQNEKDLDSYCSRKDTLLAYSVLETLRLRPFTVFSIPESSPKDKVLQNFRVPRNTSVVVNTLAINYNREFWGEKNEIFDPNRFRSIKNLELRYNLFAFGLGSRKCLGSHFAEMMMKYFVIHLLDLYSLDIPVDKKARKEDTSMDTWVPIPDMEIILRRRPFSLFQSQMG is encoded by the exons ATGACAGCGATATTAACTACCACTCTCCTTAAGAACGTACTGCCAATACTGGCTGTACTAGTTTTG AAACTTCTATTGTTTGTCCATCCTGTACGAGACGACCAGGGAAACCAAATTCCTGGGCCCAATTGGCAATGGCTGAATGGACAGACGTTGGACAAGTTCCTAGATGGCAGAGGAAAGGCTCAAGAGTGGCAGAAGTTTGGCCAGATTTACCGAATTTGGGCTTGTTCCAATCCGGAAAT CGTCATCACAAAGCCCGAGGATGTCAGGGCATTCCATACCGACTCCAGTTTTCATAACAAGGCCCAGTCAAGCAATGCCGGATGGCTGTTTCACCAGCTGTTGGGAGAATGTATGGGTCTCATCAACGGAACTCGATGGAACAAGGTCCGCTCTGAGTTCGGACCAGCCTTCATTCATTCTGCCGTGGTTCAGAAAGCTCTTGACATAAGCAAAGATGCCAAGCGCTTTATTGGGAACTTTGGCACATCACCTGTACTTACAATGCATGCCGCAAGCACGGTGTCGCGATTTCCATTCTTTTGCACAGCTAGCCATCTGTATGGGGAGCTCAGTTGTGAAGAGCAGCTCGAGTTATGGGAACTTGGCCAGCGCAATCTGCAAATGATGGGACATATACTGTCAGGCGGACTGTTCAGGTTCCCCATCGCCCGTTACTTCCATAGAAGTGCCGCCCATCGTCTCGAGAGTTTTTCGCACGATTGGACACAGTTCAATCGACGCATCTACCACAAAAGACTCAACAATGGCTTTCAACCACCCATCGTTTCCATCTGGCAGAAAGTCCTTGATGGCACCTTGACTGAAGAAGAG GTCGTCCATACCCTCAGTGAGATCCTGTTTGCCAACTTGGATGTTTCAACGGGCAATCTGTCATGGCTTGTGATATACTTGGCAAAGTACAAAGACATACAGAACCAGCTTGTGCAAGAGCTCAAGCAGAATGAGAAGGATTTGGACAGCTACTGCTCACGAAAAGATACGTTACTGGCGTATTCCGTCTTGGAAACACTTCGGCTTCGTCCTTTTACGG TATTTTCTATACCCGAGAGTTCTCCTAAAGACAAGGTGCTCCAAAATTTTAGAGTACCTCGAAAC ACGTCTGTTGTTGTCAACACGTTAGCCATCAACTACAACCGCGAGTTCTGGGGTGAGAAAAACGAGATCTTCGACCCTAATCGGTTCAGGTCAATCAAAAACCTTGAG CTACGATACAACTTGTTCGCTTTCGGCCTGGGAAGTAGGAAATGCTTGGGATCACATTTTGcagagatgatgatgaagtaCTTTGTCATTCATTTGCTCGATTTGTACTCCCTAGACATCCCTGTAGATAAGAAGGCGAGAAAGGAGGATACGTCTATGGATACCTGGGTACCCATCCCAGATATGGAAATTATACTGCGCAGACGACCATTCAGTTTGTTCCAAAGCCAAATGGGGTGA
- the tcpT gene encoding Thioredoxin reductase tcpT, translating to MSASSSIVDALIMGGGPAGLSAALAFARQNQTAVVFDNGQYRNAAADYMHLIPGWDHKPPSDFRAAARSQMTDSYDVIRILEDTNVATAQKTEQGIFQLSDEAGRTWSGKKLILATGVEDVMLDIPGYAELWGKAIFHCLYCKGYEQRGASAGVLAVGPLGNVNTALHIARQETALSKRVTLYCNGNETLAAEIVAGFGTATNMKTDTRKVKEFAAGISGKGIVIRFDDGSEAVEDYLAHQPPTRPRGNLADQLGLEKAPNGEVKVSSPFQQASLRGVFAAGDNGAMLKNVPNAVFSGHVAGQMASTQLLADLNGQKSLFPL from the exons ATGTCCGCCAGCAGCAGTATTGTAGACGCCCTGATCATGGGCGGAGGTCCCGCTGGCTTGAGCGCTGCTCTGGCTTTTGCCCGCCAGAACCAAACTGCTGTGGTCTTCGACAACGGCCAATATCGCAATGCGGCCGCTGATTACATGCATTTGATCCCGGGATGGGACCACAAACCTCCCAGTGACTTCCGCGCCGCTGCTAGATCACAGATGACCGACTCGTACGACGTCATTCGCATTCTGGAAGATACCAACGTTGCCACGGCCCAGAAGACGGAGCAGGGAATCTTTCAGCTCTCAGACGAAGCCGGAAGAACATGGAGTGGGAAGAAGCTGATTCTTGCCACTGGCGTCGAGGATGTCATGCTGGACATTCCTGGGTATGCCGAGCTCTGGGGCAAAGCCAT CTTTCATTGTCTGTACTGCAAAGGCTATGAGCAGCGAGGCGCGTCTGCTGGTGTTCTTGCCGTCGGCCCGCTAGGAAACGTCAATACTGCGCTTCACATAGCCCGTCAAGAGACGGCTCTGAGCAAACGGGTCACGCTCTATTGCAACGGCAATGAGACTCTAGCTGCCGAAATTGTTGCGGGTTTCGGGACCGCAACAAACATGAAGACGGATACGCGAAAGGTGAAGGAATTCGCCGCCGGCATTAGTGGTAAAGGTATTGTGATTCGGTTCGACGATGGATCGGAAGCAGTGGAGGATTATCTCGCTCATCAGCCGCCTACGAGGCCTAGAGGTAATCTGGCTGATCAACTTGGGCTCGAGAAAGCACCCAACGGGGAAGTCAAGGTCTCAAGTCCCTTTCAGCAAGCCAGTCTGCGTGGAGTTTTCGCCGCGGGAGACAACGGCGCCATGCTGAAGAACGTACCAAATGCAGTGTTCAGTGGTCATGTCGCGGGACAAATGGCATCCACGCAGCTTTTGGCCGATTTGAATGGCCAAAAGTCGCTTTTCCCTCTGTAA
- the tcpG gene encoding Glutathione S-transferase tcpG has product MGSQKDNSRHPDVPQDKLVLYVRKAIPAPTANSLKPLMILEALKIPYSIHLIKSLPDELWYHEINPYKQLPAMEDVDVFEAGNGEKRRLNVFDSTSMLIYLCEKYDKDGLYIGKTAIERAQVMNWLIAYAAGLGATGEWWLKLRNDPQLAPALQVIEAAIKREYDILEKRLSEPGQKWVALADRPTLADFAIQPLANPRVAKNAKIDFDNWPKTKAWSEAVDKLPYIEKAMFENNRLGMTEEEIRVHGR; this is encoded by the exons ATGGGCTCGCAGAAAGACAATTCCAGACATCCCGATGTCCCTCAGGACAAATTAGTTCTTTACGTGCGGAAGG CTATTCCGGCCCCAACCGCCAACAGTCTCAAGCCTCTCATGATTCTTGAAGCTCTTAAAATCCCTTACTCAATTCACCTGATTAAATCTCTGCCAGACGAGCTTTGGTATCATGAAATCAATCCCTACAAGCAGCTTCCCGCCATGGAGGATGTTGATGTCTTTGAAGCCGGGAATGGGGAGAAGCGGCGATTGAACGTTTTCGACAGCACTTCGATGCTGATATACCTCTGTGAAAAATACGACAAAGACGGCCTCTACATTGGCAAGACGGCAATCGAGCGCGCCCAGGTCATGAACTGGCTCATTGCGTACGCTGCAGGCTTGGGGGCCACGGGCGAGTGGTGGCTCAAGTTGCGCAACGATCCCCAACTTGCCCCCGCACTTCAAGTCATCGAAGCTGCCATCAAACGAGAATATGACATCTTGGAAAAGAGGCTGAGCGAGCCTGGCCAGAAATGGGTGGCCTTGGCCGATCGCCCGACCCTTGCCGATTTTGCTATTCAACCCCTAGCCAACCCTAGGGTTGCGAAAAATGCCAAGATTGATTTTGATAACTGGCCAAAGACAAAGGCGTGGAGTGAAGCTGTTGATAAGCTGCCTTACATCGAGAAGGCTATGTTTGAGAACAATAGGCTGGGAATGACTGAAGAGGAAATTCGAGTACACGGTCGATGA
- the tcpD gene encoding 4-O-dimethylallyl-L-tyrosine synthase: protein MALVFETVVSQVKWIIQSLVAKWSKAYQSSIAVQDEYSIDKDYHRRLWDDDVGNMLTSMMRLAGYPEESQAIHRVFFNQHVARSLGPYPTKMKDRLFWHSFMTDDHTPLEMSWSWSDDSDTPVVRYAAEPIGWLAGTASDPLNSKATVVCLGDTLPWAPSLDLKWYKHFLRSLVADTKDEPSARPLAAEPLSQTFIAFDLEKESMTVKYYFLPSLKSAVCHKTNFELIEESILKMPEADNSVTSCLDTITTYIRSQTPDNQLHVEIFAIDCVSPAESRLKIYVRSRNTTFDGMLDVMTLGGRTSKFADETVGSLRELWCACFSVENTKEAMSQPLKNKNHRTGGLLYYFELKPGAKMPTSKVYLPVRHYAESDDQVARGLSDYLLKRGKCLNGRLPYYDGVAKLCKHRSLKDGLGFQTYITCAVKNGAVSVNAYFNPETCREIV from the exons ATGGCGCTAGT CTTTGAAACAGTTGTTTCTCAAGTCAAGTGGATTATTCAG AGTCTCGTTGCAAAATGGAGCAAGGCATACCAATCATCCATTGCAGTTCAAGACGAATATTCCATAGACAAAGATTACCACAGGAGATTATGGGATGACGATGTCGGGAACATGCTCACCTCAATGATGAGGCTGGCTGGATATCCCGAAGAATCTCAAGCCATACATCGAGTTTTCTTCAATCAACACGTGGCACGGTCGCTTGGACCATATCCGACAAAAATGAAGGACAGATTGTTCTGGCATAGTTTCATGACTGATGACCATACACCACTGGAAATGAGTTGGAGCTGGTCCGACGATAGCGATACACCAGTCGTTCGATACGCAGCCGAGCCCATAGGTTGGCTTGCAGGCACTGCGTCAGATCCATTGAACAGCAAAGCCACTGTTGTCTGCCTCGGAGATACTCTTCCCTGGGCTCCGAGTTTAGATCTCAAATGGTACAAACACTTCTTGAGAAGTCTTGTCGCTGACACCAAGGACGAGCCGTCGGCGCGGCCTTTGGCGGCAGAGCCACTCTCGCAGACCTTTATCGCATTCGATCTGGAGAAAGAGAGCATGACGGTAAAATACTATTTTCTTCCGTCATTAAAGTCGGCTGTTTGTCACAAAACAAACTTCGAGCTGATTGAAGAAAGCATTTTGAAAATGCCCGAAGCCGACAACTCTGTGACCTCCTGCCTGGACACAATCACCACATATATACGCTCCCAAACTCCCGACAATCAACTGCATGTTGAGATATTCGCAATCGATTGCGTGAGTCCAGCCGAATCCCGTCTCAAAATCTACGTTCGGTCAAGAAATACAACCTTCGACGGCATGCTTGACGTCATGACTCTCGGGGGTCGCACGTCCAAGTTTGCTGATGAGACAGTTGGATCTTTGAGAGAACTTTGGTGCGCCTGTTTTTCTGTAGAAAATACAAAAGAGGCCATGTCGCAGCCACtgaaaaacaaaaatcaCCGTACAGGAGGTCTTCTTTACTACTTTGAGTTGAAGCCGGGGGCAAAAATGCCAACCTCAAAGGTTTACCTGCCAGTCAGACACTACGCTGAATCCGATGATCAAGTTGCGCGAGGATTATCAGATTATCTCTTGAAGCGAGGGAAATGCCTGAATGGAAGATTACCATACTATGACGGGGTTGCCAAGCTATG TAAGCACAGGAGTTTAAAAGATGGCTTGGGTTTTCAGACGTATATTACATGTGCCGTCAAAAACGGCGCCGTGTCTGTCAATGCATACTTTAACCCGGAGACATGTCGCGAAATTGTGTAA
- the tcpP gene encoding Nonribosomal peptide synthetase tcpP has protein sequence MVACSLAILRIGATLVPMEHGTWSNDRIDAVLSSLEYKALLVTTETDRHLANAIYIHDIDQALTGSNGYKEGPAIHGSSVRSKDVAYIIFTSGTTGIPKGVMVTHESLLNYVWPAHANAPFNLGAKPSDTSLLLFSVAFDAFYGVLFSTLCNGGHVLLSEPATFMDDAKSCTLLPATPTLLSTLADVAPYSKVRGIFLGGEAPTLELIKKWWTPCRSMWNAYGPTEATISITMAELRPDMPITLGKQIRNSELLLLNSDLEESIEGELCIMGSSVLALGYYKNPEQTNEKFVTWSDRRLYRTGDMAKQTQHGLIFLGRKDQMVKNRGFLINLEAEVLPALLSQENVHSATAMMYRQRLIAFVTPARVDGESLRRNLSSQIDQFLVPDEIHSRERLPQTINGKIDNKALYHHLVQRDIGNDGPGDQACKTNFDLLKLAIADALGIPTRVVRNDLSFTDLGGNSLLAIKLLSILRQKGLSLSIPSLFLMPTISEVSSSLVELEMPKSELNGTGQPERTNELAGTLSKNHAFMTDVQKGMVRSTLNDPPAGYMVITISLHQSAGNIQTQCLSDAVHHALQRHDIFASSFDMAMGTIIRTANYKHDWAVENVGSLRVKDVLSEETRQLFERTKASDTLQELFAPTNAFKLILGEHEDSVLLWLVHHALVDGWSTANILKDIRSRLLAGTNAVSDLPRQFCDYSADLTLYLERSYNSAKCFWTQSMAGHLDGTELKVARPEGTECDKEHFENRRLSLGISLAQIEVMAKALGFSPAVILHAAWALLLSRYACEEAVVFGGVFSARNFPISGVEEIVGPLINTCPFPVRMQASDKKTDFLSNIQSLLLQIVEYQWSASQILQEIASGSLARIFSTALFLEYDLPMHESSDQQELPSWTYDRADWPEFGLTMQVKDAGDSLELRAVFKRSRYKSETISRLVEHFNNLCLSLLSPTTNTLAEVSDRMLGLKETLCLTRSSTSFFTPYAGHQTLKAAFEAGVDTWPQSVAIKSPLHEINYRELDLTSNSLARSIAEIVRPREVVALLGDGSENWLLGVLSIIKAGGTYLPLDTKLPPQRMEAMMETAGAVLCIYPNQECLATFSCLSKAKYLLHERLKTKQDGSSLTKRLGISTQPDDYAYIMFTSGSTGTPKGIRVTHHATMSHLSFEPARLHARPGRLHAQIFSAGFDVNIAEIFGTLCYGATLVLKDPADPFAHLSQVHATMITPSFLSVLSSKDLPNLDTIYLIGEAVPQSLADKWSTGRTLYNFYGPCECTIAASYARLEPGGPVTLGRTIPRVGAHVLDRLSRQVPVGVIGEICLYGVQVMEGYIGKDAEEMTKRAFVQDPFNHGQRIYRTGDLGYWTENMELCFIGRVDHQVKVRGYRVELQEIENALRRSSDTVTQSVAIVSENTIYAFITPENENVAEINNFLRRELPSYAVPQLITALPSFPSTPNQKLDRKALMRSIESAVSTDVTIHDEIERIISEVWREVLGLEQGFVISVNDDFLTIGGNSLRQIAAAQKVCSRMRLKIPLRIFILHTRISSLASAIREHSAQSEQTDPGFVSFAEFSSQSSSYNPNLSYLEKEFLRMHKQSASKSAFNVAHKISFCGNIDLVLLSRAFQIVVAKHDILNATYREVGGISQRMINRQEFTFDHLHVSEQATRDEYISKPFDLSGRLIRASLTNTSNSTEIILVQHHIITDQVSTQVLLAQVGDVYRALVNKGDVENSSVSEGRLIQYDTWASWREAQLIKQPERAHCTFWQSQFGDHRSEFSNMIQSHKCPLGMAHSIPRRLKRNSSGGSIEVYLAATAMALQNALGINEICMGIPFLDRLEPGSERLLGVFLDALPVRVEMDKSVPMQSLVHTIKSTLKSVISHAIPSFQIKELVGRDVLFDIMIVYNRFEDRVTRSMEVPGVSIEVASMRAQGAKFPLLVEFNERKDDVVVELEYFEHIFTDKTLSQFLQDLCTAID, from the exons ATGGTCGCTTGcagcctcgccatcctcaGAATCGGAGCGACATTAGTACCCATGGAACATGGTACTTGGAGCAACGACAGGATCGACGCAGTATTGTCAAGTTTGGAATATAAAGCCCTGCTCGTCACGACGGAAACAGATCGGCACCTAGCCAATGCCATCTACATCCACGACATAGATCAAGCACTCACTGGAAGCAACGGATACAAAGAGGGGCCCGCGATTCATGGCAGCTCTGTAAGAAGCAAAGATGTAGCATACATAATTTTTACGTCTGGCACTACCGGTATACCGAAAGGTGTCATGGTCACGCATGAGAGCCTTTTGAACTATGTTTGGCCGGCGCATGCCAATGCACCTTTCAATCTAGGCGCAAAGCCATCAGACACCAGTTTGCTGCTGTTTTCGGTAGCCTTTGATG CATTCTATGGAGTCTTGTTCAGTACCTTGTGCAATGGGGGACATGTCTTGCTATCGGAACCGGCCACCTTCATGGACGATGCGAAAAGTTGCACGCTTCTCCCAGCTACACCAACACTGCTCAGCACTCTAGCAGATGTAGCGCCTTATAGCAAGGTTCgcggcatcttcctcggcgggGAGGCTCCCACGCTGGAATTGATCAAGAAGTGGTGGACGCCATGCCGCAGCATGTGGAATGCTTATGGCCCGACAGAAGCGACGATATCCATTACAATGGCAGAACTACGCCCGGACATGCCCATCACTCTGGGGAAACAAATTCGTAACAGCGAGTTGCTTTTGCTCAACTCTGATCTTGAAGAATCTATAGAAGGAGAATTGTGCATCATGGGCTCGAGTGTTTTGGCCCTCGGCTATTATAAGAATCCGGAGCAGACAAACGAGAAATTCGTCACGTGGAGCGATCGACGGCTTTATCGCACCGGAGACATGGCAAAGCAGACTCAACATGGTCTTATTTTTCTTGGTCGTAAGGACCAAATGGTCAAGAATCGCGGGTTTCTCATCAACCTGGAGGCGGAGGTTCTGCCTGCGCTCTTGTCGCAAGAAAATGTCCATTCTGCAACGGCAATGATGTATCGCCAAAGACTAATCGCTTTCGTGACACCCGCCAGAGTAGATGGGGAGAGTCTGCGCCGCAACCTTTCTTCGCAAATCGACCAGTTTCTTGTCCCAGACGAAATACACAGTAGGGAACGCCTCCCTCAGACAATAAACGGCAAGATCGATAATAAAGCTTTGTATCATCATTTGGTACAGAGAGACATCGGAAATGATGGACCAGGAGACCAGGCCTGCAAGACAAACTTCGACTTGCTCAAGCTGGCCATTGCAGACGCTCTCGGCATACCGACCCGCGTAGTCAGAAATGACCTTTCGTTTACTGATTTGGGTGGTAACTCCCTGCTAGCAATCAAGCTACTTTCAATTCTCAGACAAAAGGGTCTGTCCCTATCTATTCCATCTCTGTTTTTGATGCCAACCATATCGGAAGTTTCGAGCAGTCTCGTTGAACTCGAGATGCCCAAGTCCGAACTCAATGGTACTGGGCAACCTGAACGGACAAACGAACTTGCGGGCACTCTCTCAAAAAACCATGCCTTCATGACAGATGTTCAAAAAGGGATGGTACGATCAACGCTCAATGATCCGCCCGCGGGATATATGGTCATCACAATTTCTCTTCACCAATCGGCTGGTAACATCCAGACCCAATGCCTCAGCGACGCGGTGCACCATGCACTTCAGCGACACGACATATTCGCTTCTTCTTTTGACATGGCAATGggcaccatcatcagaaCTGCAAATTATAAGCATGACTGGGCCGTCGAGAATGTTGGTTCTTTGAGGGTGAAAGACGTCTTGTCGGAGGAGACTCGGCAGCTGTTTGAGCGAACAAAAGCCAGCGATACATTACAGGAATTGTTCGCGCCCACCAACGCTTTCAAGCTCATACTAGGAGAGCATGAAGACTCtgttcttctttggctggtACACCACGCTCTTGTTGACGGATGGTCAACAGCAAATATTCTAAAGGACATTCGATCACGGCTCCTTGCTGGAACCAATGCTGTTTCAGACCTGCCACGGCAATTCTGCGACTATTCTGCCGATTTAACCTTGTATTTGGAGCGGTCTTATAACAGCGCAAAGTGTTTCTGGACGCAGTCCATGGCGGGCCACCTCGATGGGACTGAGCTCAAAGTTGCGCGGCCTGAAGGCACCGAATGCGACAAGGAACATTTTGAGAATCGTCGATTAAGCCTCGGTATTTCTTTGGCTCAAATCGAGGTAATGGCCAAGGCACTTGGATTCAGCCCTGCAGTTATTCTGCATGCAGCCTGGGCATTACTGTTGAGCCGATACGCATGTGAAGAAGCAGTTGTCTTCGGAGGTGTCTTTTCAGCAAGGAACTTCCCCATCTCAGGTGTCGAGGAAATCGTCGGCCCTTTGATCAATACATGCCCTTTTCCGGTCAGAATGCAGGCGTCGGACAAAAAGACAGACTTCCTCAGCAATATCCAATCACTGCTACTACAGATCGTCGAGTACCAATGGTCTGCTTCTCAAATTCTGCAAGAGATTGCCTCGGGGAGCCTTGCGCGTATTTTTTCCACGGCATTGTTTCTAGAGTATGATTTGCCCATGCACGAGAGCTCCGACCAGCAAGAGCTGCCATCGTGGACTTATGATCGGGCTGACTGGCCCGAATTCGGCCTTACAATGCAGGTGAAAGATGCTGGGGACTCTTTGGAACTTCGGGCAGTGTTTAAAAGATCTCGATACAAATCGGAGACTATTTCCAGACTCGTTGAACACTTCAATAATCTCTGCTTGTCTTTGCTGAGCCCAACTACGAATACACTAGCGGAAGTGAGTGACAGGATGCTCGGCCTGAAGGAGACTTTGTGTTTGACGCGTAGTTCAACCTCATTTTTCACACCATACGCTGGacatcaaacattgaaggccgCATTCGAGGCTGGGGTTGATACTTGGCCACAGTCGGTTGCGATCAAGTCACCGCTGCACGAGATTAACTACAGAGAGTTGGATCTTACGTCAAATTCCTTGGCAAGGTCCATAGCAGAGATTGTCCGCCCGCGAGAGGTGGTGGCTCTTTTGGGTGATGGCAGCGAGAACTGGCTTCTTGGAGTCTTGTCTATCATCAAAGCTGGCGGAACCTACTTGCCTCTCGACACCAAACTACCTCCACAGCGGATGGAGGCTATGATGGAAACAGCCGGTGCAGTGTTGTGCATCTATCCTAATCAAGAGTGCCTTGCTACCTTCTCCTGCCTTTCCAAGGCCAAATATCTGCTCCATGAACGTCTGAAGACGAAACAAGATGGCAGTAGTCTGACAAAAAGATTGGGAATCTCTACACAGCCTGACGACTATGCTTACATCATGTTCACGTCTGGGTCGACGGGCACACCGAAAGGCATCAGGGTAACTCACCACGCGACAATGTCGCATCTCTCGTTCGAACCAGCACGTCTACATGCCCGTCCCGGAAGACTGCATGCACAGATTTTCTCTGCCGGATTCGATGTCAATATTGCTGAAATCTTTGGCACGCTGTGCTATGGAGCGACATTAGTCCTAAAAGACCCTGCTGACCCATTCGCGCACCTCAGTCAGGTCCATGCGACGATGATTACGCCCTCGTTCCTCTCGGTACTCTCCTCAAAAGATCTCCCGAACCTTGATACAATATACTTGATAGGAGAAGCTGTTCCCCAGAGCCTCGCCGACAAATGGTCAACCGGAAGGACTCTCTACAATTTTTACGGGCCGTGTGAATGCACAATCGCTGCTTCATACGCCAGACTCGAGCCCGGAGGGCCAGTGACACTGGGTAGAACGATTCCCCGGGTTGGTGCTCACGTACTTGATCGCCTTTCCCGCCAAGTGCCCGTCGGCGTCATTGGAGAGATCTGCCTCTATGGAGTGCAAGTCATGGAGGGGTATATCGGCAAAGATGCGGAAGAGATGACCAAGAGAGCCTTTGTTCAAGATCCGTtcaaccatggccagcgCATTTACAGAACTGGGGACCTAGGTTATTGGACCGAGAATATGGAGTTATGCTTCATCGGCCGAGTTGATCATCAGGTCAAGGTTCGAGGATATCGAGTCGAGTTGCAAGAGATCGAAAACGCACTGCGACGATCGAGCGATACAGTGACCCAGTCAGTGGCGATTGTGTCCGAAAACACCATCTATGCCTTCATAACACCGGAAAACGAAAACGTGGCCGAGATCAATAATTTCTTACGTCGAGAACTGCCAAGCTACGCCGTTCCGCAGCTCATAACCGCACTGCCGTCGTTTCCGAGCACGCCGAATCAAAAACTCGATCGCAAGGCGCTCATGCGCTCAATAGAATCCGCGGTTTCCACAGATGTTACAATACATGACGAAATAGAGCGAATCATCTCCGAAGTATGGCGGGAAGTTCTTGGTCTTGAACAAGGCTTTGTCATATCGGTCAATGATGACTTCCTCACCATCGGCGGAAACTCACTACGTCAGATTGCCGCAGCGCAAAAAGTGTGCTCAAGAATGAGACTGAAAATACCATTAAGAATTTTTATCCTGCATACTCGCATAAGCTCCCTCGCCTCGGCGATTCGAGAGCATTCCGCTCAGAGCGAACAAACGGATCCTGGCTTTGTCTCTTTCGCCGAGTTTTCAAGTCAATCGAGCTCATATAACCCCAACTTATCATACCTAGAGAAAGAGTTCCTCAGAATGCATAAGCAGTCTGCGAGCAAGTCTGCTTTTAACGTTGCTCACAAGATTTCATTTTGCGGCAACATTGATTTAGTTCTCTTGAGTCGCGCTTTCCAGATTGTTGTCGCGAAGCATGACATTTTAAATGCAACCTACAGGGAAGTCGGAGGCATATCACAGCGGATGATCAACAGGCAAGAGTTTACGTTCGACCATCTCCATGTGTCGGAGCAGGCAACAAGAGATGAATACATCAGCAAGCCTTTTGATCTAAGCGGCCGTCTTATCCGGGCATCTCTTACAAATACTTCGAACTCTACAGAAATCATTCTCGTCCAGCATCACATCATTACGGACCAGGTCTCTACGCAAGTCCTCTTGGCTCAGGTAGGCGATGTGTATCGCGCCTTGGTCAACAAAGGAGACGTCGAAAACTCAAGCGTTTCCGAAGGGCGTCTTATTCAGTATGATACCTGGGCATCTTGGAGAGAAGCGCAGCTTATAAAACAGCCTGAAAGAGCCCATTGTACGTTTTGGCAGTCACAATTTGGGGATCACAGGAGTGAATTCTCGAACATGATCCAATCACACAAGTGTCCTTTAGGGATGGCTCACTCGATTCCCAGGCGCCTCAAACGCAACAGCTCGGGCGGCTCAATCGAGGTCTATTTAGCAGCAACCGCCATGGCTCTGCAAAACGCTCTCGGAATAAATGAGATTTGCATGGGCATACCATTCCTGGACCGGCTTGAGCCAGGGTCTGAGCGATTGCTGGGTGTCTTCTTGGATGCGCTCCCTGTGCGTGTTGAAATGGACAAATCTGTGCCCATGCAAAGTCTGGTGCATACTATAAAAAGTACCTTGAAGTCTGTAATTTCTCACGCAATTCCTTCATTTCAGATCAAGGAGCTAGTCGGAAGAGACGTACTGTTCGACATCATGATCGTGTATAACCGATTCGAAGACCGAGTGACCCGGAGTATGGAAGTCCCAGGTGTCTCAATCGAAGTGGCGTCTATGAGAGCGCAGGGAGCCAAATTTCCCCTGTTGGTGGAATTCAACGAAAGAAAGGATGATGTCGTTGTAGAGCTGGAGTACTTTGAGCACATTTTTACTGATAAAACGTTGTCACAGTTTCTGCAAGATCTCTGCACCGCCATTGATTAA